A stretch of the Chlorobiota bacterium genome encodes the following:
- a CDS encoding UvrD-helicase domain-containing protein, translating into MQKIIIKRVTQDGKDNEYSLPLYDNPSPLKLDSDLFAGLNEFQRKAVETIHGAVLVVAGAGSGKTRVLTYRIAYLLNQKVPAYSILALTFTNKAAAEMKERICKLVGENPSKSLWMGTFHSVFGKILRIEAEKIGFTSNFSIYDTEDQQSVIKQLMTVHAISTQDFSPKLISSRISSAKNSMINPHDYSRFAKDFMEEKIALVYDDYEKKLKANNAMDFDDLLVRTIELFDKFPEVLEKYQHKFKYIVIDEYQDTNRAQYTVVNMLAAKSKNICVVGDDAQSIYKFRGADIKNILDFERDYSDVKIVRLEQNYRSTSTILAAADSVIKNNKNQISKKLWTENEEGEKLKVITLKDEKDEAEEIVRIIRKKQNARISFNNIAILYRTNAQSFSIEEGLRKSSIPYTLVGGVPFYRRKEVKDALSYLKLIVNERDNESFNRIINVPSRGIGDVSIKRLKSFADEKGISLLDAAKISDGIKDISSRTINAIKKFAFMIESYTSSIFPPTDTARNILSESGLLQSYKDEGTPESLARWENVQSILSHLADFYEKNSNATLSEYLQEVALIADIDSYDSAAEKVTMMTIHSAKGLEFDTIIIAGMEEGLFPVGETAMVQEELEEERRLCYVAITRAKNDLYITNCERRYRFGNLSYPTPSRFITEIDDKLIEMKSPFEKGNKFNSGGSYSNLLDNSENESYNNNSTKKSLPVKSTYNSNSSGASYYNDKFNKFINNYSQKNSNSPKNDSTNYDYNSTNPIKNNPPKVEKFFEDSTIENDDYSQVEKPIRTGSLVRHKLFGVGKVESLTGNGDKAKATIRFESVGRKMLMLKFANLKIIT; encoded by the coding sequence ATGCAAAAAATAATTATAAAACGAGTTACTCAAGATGGAAAAGATAATGAATATTCACTCCCTCTATATGATAACCCAAGCCCTTTGAAGCTAGATTCAGACTTGTTTGCAGGACTTAATGAATTTCAACGTAAAGCAGTTGAAACAATACATGGTGCAGTTCTTGTTGTTGCTGGTGCTGGTTCCGGTAAAACTCGAGTTCTAACTTATAGAATTGCATATTTGTTAAATCAAAAAGTACCGGCTTATTCAATTTTAGCTCTTACTTTTACTAATAAAGCAGCTGCAGAAATGAAGGAAAGAATTTGCAAATTAGTTGGTGAAAATCCTTCAAAAAGTTTATGGATGGGTACTTTTCATTCTGTATTTGGTAAAATTCTAAGAATTGAAGCAGAAAAAATTGGATTCACTTCAAATTTCTCCATTTATGATACTGAAGATCAACAATCAGTTATTAAGCAGTTAATGACTGTTCATGCAATTTCAACACAAGATTTTTCGCCAAAATTAATTTCTTCTAGAATTTCTTCAGCAAAAAACTCAATGATTAATCCTCATGATTACTCAAGGTTTGCAAAAGATTTTATGGAAGAAAAAATAGCTTTAGTTTATGATGACTATGAAAAAAAACTCAAAGCAAACAATGCTATGGATTTTGATGATTTATTAGTTAGAACAATCGAATTATTTGATAAGTTCCCTGAAGTATTAGAAAAGTACCAACATAAATTTAAATATATTGTTATTGATGAATATCAAGATACAAATAGAGCTCAATATACTGTAGTTAATATGCTTGCAGCTAAATCCAAAAACATTTGTGTTGTTGGTGATGATGCACAATCTATTTATAAATTTCGTGGTGCTGACATAAAAAACATTCTAGATTTTGAAAGAGATTATTCCGATGTTAAAATTGTTAGGCTTGAACAAAATTATAGGTCAACTTCAACAATATTAGCTGCTGCTGATAGTGTTATTAAAAATAATAAAAATCAGATTAGCAAAAAATTATGGACTGAAAATGAAGAAGGGGAAAAATTAAAAGTAATTACTTTAAAAGATGAAAAAGATGAAGCAGAAGAGATTGTAAGAATAATTAGAAAAAAACAAAATGCAAGAATTTCGTTTAATAATATAGCAATCTTATATAGAACAAATGCTCAATCATTTTCAATAGAAGAAGGTTTGAGGAAGTCTAGTATTCCATATACTCTTGTAGGTGGAGTACCATTTTACAGAAGAAAGGAAGTTAAAGACGCTTTGTCATATTTGAAATTGATTGTTAATGAACGTGATAACGAATCGTTTAACAGAATAATAAATGTACCATCAAGAGGAATTGGGGATGTTTCTATAAAAAGGTTAAAATCGTTTGCAGATGAAAAGGGAATCTCGCTTCTTGATGCAGCAAAAATTAGTGATGGAATTAAAGATATTTCTTCCAGAACTATTAATGCTATAAAGAAATTTGCTTTTATGATTGAGTCATATACAAGTTCAATTTTCCCTCCAACTGATACTGCCAGAAATATATTAAGCGAATCTGGTTTGTTGCAAAGCTATAAAGACGAAGGGACACCTGAATCTCTTGCAAGATGGGAAAATGTTCAGAGTATTTTATCTCACTTAGCCGATTTTTATGAAAAGAATTCTAATGCAACTTTGTCGGAATATCTGCAAGAAGTTGCTCTGATTGCTGATATTGATTCTTATGATTCAGCAGCTGAAAAAGTTACTATGATGACAATTCATTCAGCGAAAGGTCTTGAATTTGATACTATAATAATTGCAGGTATGGAAGAAGGATTGTTCCCAGTTGGGGAAACAGCAATGGTTCAAGAGGAATTAGAAGAAGAAAGAAGATTATGTTATGTTGCAATAACTAGGGCAAAGAATGATTTGTATATTACAAACTGCGAAAGAAGATATCGTTTTGGAAATTTATCATATCCAACACCTTCACGGTTCATTACTGAAATAGATGATAAATTGATTGAAATGAAAAGTCCATTTGAAAAAGGAAATAAATTCAATTCAGGAGGAAGCTATTCAAATTTATTAGATAATTCTGAGAACGAATCATATAATAATAATTCCACAAAAAAGAGTTTACCAGTTAAATCAACTTATAATAGCAATTCAAGTGGAGCATCTTATTACAACGATAAGTTTAATAAATTTATTAATAATTACTCACAAAAAAATAGTAATTCTCCTAAAAATGATTCAACTAATTATGATTATAATTCAACAAACCCCATAAAAAATAATCCACCAAAAGTAGAAAAGTTTTTTGAAGATTCTACAATTGAAAATGATGATTATTCTCAAGTTGAAAAACCAATTAGAACAGGATCTTTAGTAAGGCATAAATTATTTGGTGTAGGGAAAGTTGAATCATTGACAGGGAATGGTGATAAAGCAAAAGCAACAATTAGATTTGAATCAGTGGGAAGAAAAATGTTAATGTTGAAGTTTGCTAATCTAAAAATTATTACTTAA
- a CDS encoding DUF262 domain-containing protein produces MKTESHSINDVLAKNATSFFIPPFQRAYSWGRPEIERYFSDISRIIESDLDFKQHDKLEHFFGTVVIKEEKAGFANKSVVVDGQQRLTTTLIFLIALRDCETDIKNQEYITQNYLTNNSSSYQDKIKLKQITKDWDSYKALVNKTKPKAGVISNAYELLKKLISEKKKLNPEVSFENYIIAIQRINVAVIFLDERPFKGEDPQIIFETLNSLGKPLTLSDLVRNFVLLNMESNKQSDIYEKIWHPNIEDILNENSSKFFRDYLQYKTSSSLKVVSDNNTKELYHQFKAFVEDKFENHNDFVIDIVRFVKCYKWIITEIVNEPISHNSTKDKEIKELLRNIFHDIKAEAFKPLVMGLLEYHQYTVNDIRLTDEFLISTLTTIRTYLIRRRILGLTQGENKNIVNFSKKIEDLSNGNNFMIELLTNLFYRLRLPNDNEIKNSLTLMNFYEGSKQYSKFVLGKIEEHNTKVSVDFRNPKITIEHIMPQTLEDSWKEELGKNFKEISKNYLHNIGNLILTEFNSEIGNKPFIAKKRKLETSSLYFRLDIVKRDIWNEQSIKEHQANMITWFLETFPLPELYKEKENWNTLSNENTLFSPLDTDAGEIAEGNKPIELQIYKEVIIVKTWQDVFIKFINHLKNNSEFDFDFILENQTELFRREDTIIKWSTLKELSDTKVDLLNRYKTFDGKAWEKVKELDDDILFIHINISASTCMTRISTVMDKFNMHKNSIEIKLK; encoded by the coding sequence ATGAAGACAGAAAGCCATTCAATAAATGATGTATTAGCTAAAAATGCAACATCATTTTTTATTCCACCATTTCAAAGAGCTTATTCTTGGGGTAGACCAGAAATTGAAAGATATTTTAGTGATATATCAAGAATTATAGAATCAGATTTAGATTTTAAACAACACGATAAATTAGAACACTTTTTCGGCACAGTTGTTATAAAAGAAGAAAAAGCAGGGTTCGCAAACAAATCAGTTGTAGTTGATGGTCAACAAAGACTTACAACCACTCTTATTTTCTTAATTGCACTTCGAGATTGTGAAACAGATATTAAAAATCAAGAATATATTACCCAAAACTATTTAACAAACAACTCATCTTCATACCAAGACAAGATAAAACTTAAGCAAATAACAAAAGATTGGGATTCATATAAAGCATTAGTAAACAAAACAAAACCAAAAGCAGGTGTTATAAGCAATGCTTATGAATTACTTAAAAAACTTATCAGTGAAAAGAAAAAATTAAATCCTGAAGTTTCTTTTGAGAATTACATTATTGCTATTCAAAGAATAAATGTAGCAGTAATTTTTTTAGATGAAAGACCATTTAAAGGCGAAGACCCTCAAATAATATTTGAAACTCTAAATTCCTTGGGCAAACCATTGACACTATCTGACCTTGTAAGAAATTTTGTCTTACTTAATATGGAAAGTAATAAACAGTCAGATATTTATGAAAAAATTTGGCATCCAAATATTGAAGATATTCTTAATGAAAATTCATCCAAATTTTTTAGAGACTATTTGCAATATAAAACCAGTAGTTCTTTAAAAGTTGTTAGTGATAACAATACAAAAGAATTGTATCATCAATTTAAAGCTTTTGTTGAAGACAAATTTGAAAACCATAATGACTTCGTTATTGATATTGTTCGCTTTGTAAAATGTTATAAATGGATTATTACCGAAATAGTTAATGAGCCCATTTCTCATAATTCAACAAAGGATAAGGAAATTAAAGAATTACTTAGAAATATATTTCACGATATAAAGGCAGAAGCATTTAAACCACTCGTAATGGGGTTATTAGAATATCATCAATATACAGTTAACGATATTAGATTAACTGATGAATTTTTAATTTCAACTTTAACTACAATAAGAACCTATCTTATAAGGCGAAGAATTTTAGGACTTACACAAGGAGAAAATAAAAACATTGTGAATTTCAGCAAAAAAATTGAAGATTTGTCAAATGGAAATAATTTTATGATTGAACTTCTAACTAATCTATTTTATAGACTTAGATTACCTAATGACAATGAGATAAAAAATTCTTTGACCTTAATGAATTTTTATGAAGGTTCAAAACAATATTCAAAATTTGTTTTAGGTAAAATAGAAGAGCATAACACAAAAGTGTCTGTTGATTTCCGTAATCCCAAAATTACTATTGAGCATATAATGCCTCAAACTTTAGAAGATAGTTGGAAAGAAGAATTAGGTAAAAATTTTAAAGAAATTTCCAAGAACTATTTACATAACATTGGCAATTTAATACTTACAGAATTTAACAGTGAAATTGGTAACAAACCATTTATTGCAAAGAAAAGAAAATTAGAGACATCTTCTTTATATTTTAGATTGGACATTGTAAAAAGAGATATTTGGAATGAACAAAGTATTAAAGAACATCAAGCTAATATGATTACTTGGTTTCTTGAGACATTTCCATTGCCAGAACTTTATAAAGAAAAAGAAAATTGGAACACACTATCCAATGAAAATACTCTATTTTCACCATTAGATACTGATGCAGGCGAAATAGCAGAGGGAAATAAACCAATAGAACTTCAAATTTACAAAGAAGTAATTATTGTTAAAACTTGGCAGGATGTTTTTATTAAATTTATAAACCATTTGAAGAATAATTCCGAATTTGATTTTGATTTTATTCTAGAAAATCAAACTGAATTGTTCAGACGTGAAGATACAATAATAAAATGGAGTACCTTGAAGGAGTTAAGTGATACTAAAGTTGACTTATTAAATCGCTACAAAACATTTGACGGAAAAGCTTGGGAGAAAGTTAAAGAACTTGATGATGATATCCTTTTCATTCATATAAATATTTCTGCTTCAACTTGTATGACTAGAATTAGTACCGTGATGGATAAATTCAATATGCATAAAAATTCAATAGAAATAAAATTAAAGTAA
- a CDS encoding T9SS type A sorting domain-containing protein gives MRTNRKFFFIALSIISFLLGVYKTEAQFGTSFKDGIAASKKFAVDSLAGDVVLIAGGTVGGQEFSGIKLDFNDKNGTATMWVYVYHSEIKNDNITVIVALAGLLVQSFALPIPIPQSSIIELNMKLPYINSDKMVAQLKLDTAFKRFKIERPTVGAGFIFLADGKIQGDSANAVSGFNYNQPIWSVSYSGGPDSSLNCIVGGSDGKAFCQRIAAPVLGVHIEAASTLQEFYVSPNPVTNEAKISLVLKDKSISKGNIEFYDSKGNLVLNMESELESNNIFNSHLLTSDLLSGVYFLKFNTLKGVIPLGKIVVNK, from the coding sequence ATGAGAACAAACCGAAAATTTTTTTTTATTGCTTTATCAATTATATCCTTTTTATTAGGAGTTTATAAAACTGAGGCTCAATTTGGAACTTCATTTAAAGATGGTATTGCAGCATCTAAGAAATTTGCTGTTGATTCATTAGCAGGTGATGTTGTTTTAATAGCTGGAGGAACTGTTGGTGGGCAAGAATTTAGTGGAATTAAATTAGATTTTAATGATAAAAATGGAACTGCAACTATGTGGGTTTATGTTTATCATTCTGAAATTAAAAATGATAATATCACTGTTATCGTAGCTTTAGCTGGATTGCTAGTTCAATCTTTCGCATTACCAATTCCAATTCCTCAAAGTTCGATTATTGAACTTAATATGAAACTCCCATATATTAACAGCGATAAAATGGTTGCTCAATTAAAGTTAGATACAGCATTCAAACGTTTTAAAATTGAAAGACCAACAGTTGGTGCAGGATTTATATTTTTAGCAGATGGTAAAATTCAGGGTGATTCTGCCAATGCTGTATCGGGCTTTAACTACAATCAGCCAATTTGGAGTGTTAGTTATTCTGGTGGTCCAGATTCATCATTAAATTGTATAGTTGGAGGATCAGATGGAAAAGCATTTTGTCAGAGAATTGCTGCACCAGTTTTAGGAGTTCACATCGAAGCAGCCAGCACTTTACAAGAGTTCTATGTTTCACCTAATCCAGTAACAAATGAAGCTAAAATTAGCTTGGTTCTTAAAGACAAATCTATATCAAAAGGGAATATAGAATTTTATGATTCAAAAGGTAATTTAGTTTTAAATATGGAATCAGAACTTGAAAGTAATAATATATTTAACTCACATTTACTTACATCAGATTTGTTATCAGGAGTTTACTTTCTCAAATTTAATACTTTAAAAGGTGTTATTCCATTAGGTAAAATTGTTGTAAATAAATAA
- a CDS encoding dipeptidase, translating into MKTSNYIDENFNNYIEELKNYLKIPSISADSNYNSQTRLAADFTSEMLKNAGMENVAIMETDGNPVVYADWLHAEGKQTVLIYGHYDVQPPDPLNLWTSPAFEAEVRGEHIFARGSIDDKGQVHMHIKSVEALIKTEGKLPVNVKFIIEGEEEIGSPSLVSFLEKNKELLSCNSVMISDTTMHDYNMPSLTYGLRGLAYLELHVYGPNRDLHSGMFGGAIVNPLNALCKMVANMKDENERISIPGFYDDVVEVSEEEHKELARLPYNVEDFKNLLEIKTTNGEKGYTDLERLWARPTLDLCGIWGGYQGEGAKTVLPSKASAKISMRLVANQDYKKVYSQFNEFIKSNTPIGVTVEVIELHGGPPALTPTDSIPMKAALNALRLAFNTEPYLIRSGGSIPIVADFERVLNAPVVLMGFGLPDQNAHSPNENMHLPTYLLGIKSCYLFLEEYSKY; encoded by the coding sequence ATGAAAACATCAAATTATATTGATGAAAACTTCAACAATTATATTGAAGAGTTAAAAAATTATTTAAAAATTCCATCAATTTCAGCTGACTCTAATTATAATTCTCAAACCAGATTAGCTGCTGATTTTACATCGGAAATGTTAAAAAATGCAGGAATGGAAAATGTTGCTATAATGGAAACTGATGGAAATCCAGTAGTATATGCAGATTGGCTTCATGCTGAAGGGAAACAGACAGTTTTAATATATGGTCATTATGATGTTCAACCACCAGACCCACTTAATCTGTGGACTTCACCAGCTTTTGAAGCTGAAGTTAGAGGAGAACATATTTTTGCTAGAGGTTCAATTGATGATAAAGGTCAGGTGCATATGCACATTAAATCAGTTGAAGCATTAATAAAAACTGAAGGAAAATTACCAGTAAATGTAAAATTCATTATTGAGGGTGAAGAAGAGATTGGATCACCAAGCTTAGTTTCATTTTTAGAAAAAAATAAAGAGTTATTATCCTGCAACTCTGTTATGATTTCTGATACTACCATGCATGATTATAATATGCCTTCATTGACATACGGTCTTCGTGGTTTAGCTTATCTTGAACTTCATGTTTATGGTCCTAATAGAGATTTACATAGTGGTATGTTTGGTGGAGCAATTGTTAACCCATTAAATGCACTTTGTAAAATGGTCGCAAATATGAAAGACGAAAATGAAAGAATTTCAATTCCAGGTTTTTATGATGATGTTGTTGAAGTTTCGGAAGAAGAGCATAAAGAACTAGCTAGATTACCTTATAATGTTGAGGACTTTAAAAATTTATTAGAGATTAAAACAACTAATGGAGAAAAAGGGTACACCGATTTAGAAAGGCTTTGGGCTAGACCAACACTTGATCTATGCGGTATATGGGGAGGATATCAAGGTGAAGGAGCAAAAACAGTTTTACCATCAAAAGCTTCAGCAAAAATATCAATGAGGCTAGTTGCAAATCAAGATTATAAAAAGGTATATTCTCAATTTAATGAGTTTATTAAATCAAATACTCCAATTGGAGTTACTGTTGAGGTAATAGAATTACATGGTGGTCCACCAGCATTAACTCCTACAGATTCAATACCAATGAAAGCAGCATTAAATGCATTAAGATTAGCATTTAATACTGAACCCTATTTAATTCGTAGCGGAGGTTCAATTCCTATTGTTGCAGATTTTGAAAGAGTTCTTAATGCTCCAGTTGTACTTATGGGATTTGGTCTTCCAGATCAAAATGCTCACTCTCCAAATGAAAATATGCACTTACCAACTTATCTTTTAGGTATTAAAAGTTGTTATCTTTTTCTTGAAGAATATTCAAAATATTAA
- the prmC gene encoding peptide chain release factor N(5)-glutamine methyltransferase translates to MEKNKDVIWTVIKIIKWGSGYLKEKGIDSPRLTIELLLSNVLNVTRFELYIQFERPLLLDELSKLKGYINRRVNREPIQYILEEEHFYRRVFKVTPNVLIPRPETEILVEEAIRRSGNPIRCLDVGTGSGCIAITYSLERTETEVVAIDVSSKAIEVAKENSKSLNANNVSFFCIDFFDDNALKSLGSFDLIISNPPYISKNDISTLQIEVRDFEPQIALTDRADGFMFYKRFLQVSKYLLRHSGNLFLEIGFGQSIELQNIFNDSNEFSTISVLDDLSKIPRILWAQKK, encoded by the coding sequence TTGGAAAAGAACAAAGATGTAATTTGGACTGTAATAAAAATAATCAAATGGGGGAGTGGCTATCTAAAAGAGAAGGGTATTGACTCACCAAGATTAACAATTGAGTTATTGCTTTCTAATGTTTTGAATGTTACAAGATTTGAACTTTACATACAATTTGAAAGACCATTACTATTAGATGAATTATCGAAATTAAAAGGATATATAAATAGAAGAGTTAATAGAGAACCAATTCAATATATACTTGAAGAAGAGCATTTTTATAGAAGGGTATTCAAAGTAACCCCCAATGTGCTAATTCCAAGACCAGAGACTGAGATTTTAGTAGAAGAAGCAATTAGAAGAAGTGGCAATCCAATTCGATGTTTAGATGTTGGTACTGGTTCAGGTTGTATTGCAATTACTTATTCGTTAGAACGCACAGAAACTGAGGTTGTTGCAATTGATGTTTCAAGTAAAGCAATTGAAGTTGCCAAAGAAAATAGTAAGAGCTTAAATGCTAATAATGTTTCATTTTTTTGTATAGATTTCTTTGATGATAATGCTTTGAAAAGTTTAGGATCATTTGATTTGATAATTTCTAATCCACCTTACATTTCTAAAAATGATATTTCCACTCTTCAAATTGAAGTAAGAGACTTTGAGCCTCAAATTGCACTTACTGATAGAGCTGATGGATTTATGTTCTATAAAAGATTTTTACAAGTTTCAAAATATTTGTTGAGGCATAGTGGAAACTTGTTTCTAGAAATTGGTTTTGGTCAATCAATTGAATTGCAAAATATTTTTAATGATTCAAATGAATTTTCTACTATTTCAGTATTAGATGATTTATCAAAAATTCCTAGAATTCTTTGGGCTCAAAAAAAATAA
- a CDS encoding DUF4126 domain-containing protein, protein MDIILSILIGVGLSAACGYRVFMPMTITSIGSKFGWIHLGQDFSWISTDICLIGFSIAAVLEVGAYYIPILDHALDLVASPLAVIAGMILTASVAFDLPPYMRWTLAVIAGGGIAGLFQGTSVALRGLSTVSTAGVGNNVVSTGETVGAVSISFLAIFIPTLAIIVVIILAFFIIRFIIRKKALINKKT, encoded by the coding sequence ATGGATATTATTTTAAGCATATTAATTGGTGTTGGCTTAAGTGCAGCTTGTGGGTATAGAGTTTTTATGCCTATGACTATTACAAGCATTGGATCTAAATTTGGATGGATTCATTTAGGTCAAGATTTCTCGTGGATTAGTACAGATATTTGCTTAATTGGTTTTTCAATTGCAGCAGTTTTAGAAGTTGGTGCATATTATATTCCGATATTAGATCACGCACTAGATTTAGTTGCATCACCTTTGGCTGTTATTGCTGGAATGATTCTTACAGCTTCGGTTGCTTTCGATTTGCCGCCTTATATGAGGTGGACTTTAGCAGTCATTGCAGGCGGAGGAATTGCAGGACTCTTTCAAGGAACTTCAGTAGCACTAAGAGGATTATCTACTGTATCAACTGCTGGAGTAGGTAATAACGTTGTTTCAACTGGTGAAACTGTTGGTGCAGTTTCTATTTCTTTCTTGGCTATATTTATTCCTACTTTAGCAATTATAGTAGTTATAATTCTCGCATTTTTTATAATCAGATTTATAATTCGCAAAAAGGCGTTAATTAATAAAAAGACTTAA
- a CDS encoding DUF2029 domain-containing protein codes for MKSEIIQILNNKNTIKVITCIHLIITIIIWFQLSKNPEKYNNYSVFRSSYFHLVQSKDLYIEYPSEHSDVFLYNPVFSILFALFSLLPVKFGLLCWLLFNTWIILFSIKKIELTKAKTTLIYFLLFFGLSTNIRYCQSNSLIAALMIFSFVSFEKNENFKSSLFSVLGFCIKGVGGIVGLLFINYSNKWKIVLNAIILTFVISLLPGLFVGFDNLIIIYKSWFDVIIGSNIIEHVSLAGFCEVVLGWSNCEIPILIFGAFLLITFIISQWFRSNELDFDSRFVSLIFLLIWIVLFNRASESATYFIGLLALYLWFVNTSKSRINICIFIFAFIIIAILPSDLAPKILKNIQKNYVLKPVALLPVLLSIYYNEINLSLRKYFQFGNAK; via the coding sequence ATGAAATCTGAAATAATTCAAATCTTAAATAATAAGAATACTATTAAAGTAATTACATGTATTCACTTAATTATTACTATTATTATATGGTTCCAATTATCTAAAAATCCAGAAAAATATAATAACTATTCAGTTTTTAGAAGTTCATATTTCCATTTAGTTCAAAGTAAAGATTTATATATTGAATACCCTTCTGAGCATTCCGATGTATTTCTATACAACCCAGTTTTTTCAATATTGTTTGCCCTGTTTTCTTTACTCCCTGTTAAGTTTGGTTTGCTCTGTTGGTTGTTGTTTAATACCTGGATAATTCTTTTTTCTATAAAAAAAATAGAACTTACTAAAGCAAAAACTACTTTAATTTATTTTCTATTATTTTTTGGTTTAAGTACAAACATTAGATACTGTCAAAGCAATTCATTAATTGCTGCTTTAATGATATTTAGTTTTGTTTCTTTTGAAAAAAATGAGAATTTTAAATCATCATTATTTTCGGTTTTAGGTTTTTGTATTAAAGGTGTTGGTGGAATTGTTGGACTGCTTTTTATAAATTATTCAAACAAATGGAAAATAGTTTTAAATGCTATAATTCTAACTTTTGTAATCTCATTATTACCAGGTTTGTTTGTTGGTTTTGATAATCTAATTATAATTTATAAATCTTGGTTTGATGTAATTATTGGAAGTAATATTATTGAACATGTTTCATTGGCAGGCTTTTGTGAAGTTGTTTTAGGGTGGAGTAATTGTGAAATACCAATCTTAATCTTTGGAGCCTTTTTATTGATTACGTTTATTATTTCTCAGTGGTTTAGATCTAATGAGTTGGATTTTGATAGTAGATTTGTAAGTTTAATATTTTTGTTGATATGGATTGTATTATTCAATAGAGCAAGTGAATCAGCTACTTATTTTATTGGTTTATTGGCTTTGTATTTGTGGTTTGTAAATACTTCTAAGTCCAGAATAAATATCTGTATATTTATATTTGCTTTTATAATAATAGCAATTTTACCTTCAGATCTTGCTCCAAAAATTTTGAAAAATATCCAAAAAAATTATGTTTTAAAACCTGTTGCTTTGTTGCCTGTTCTGTTATCGATTTACTATAATGAAATTAATTTATCATTAAGAAAATACTTTCAATTTGGTAATGCAAAATAA
- a CDS encoding polysaccharide deacetylase family protein: MNKKIPVLITCDLEEFDIPLEYNAKSINQQTQYEISFNGMEKLSKLLEKYKVNSTIFTTANYAVNFPEQVIKLSQNHEIASHSFSHSNFSEDDYIKSKEVLEGIIKKRIHGFRMPRLRKVDYNLLVSSGYNYDASLNPTWLPGRYNNLKSPITPFNKNGVNIIPSSVTQVFRIPLFWLTFKNLPLFLSKLLFRSIINNGLFVFYIHPWEFSDISNYKLPWYINLVNGDDLLNKFDLFLNYISEFSEFKTCKEYLNEK; this comes from the coding sequence ATGAATAAAAAAATCCCAGTTCTTATAACTTGCGATTTAGAAGAATTTGATATTCCATTAGAGTACAATGCTAAAAGTATTAATCAACAAACTCAATATGAAATTTCATTCAATGGTATGGAAAAGTTATCTAAGTTGTTGGAAAAATACAAAGTTAATTCTACAATTTTTACAACAGCAAATTATGCTGTAAATTTTCCTGAGCAAGTAATAAAGTTATCTCAAAATCATGAAATTGCATCTCATTCTTTTAGCCATTCTAATTTTAGTGAAGATGATTATATAAAATCAAAAGAAGTTTTAGAGGGTATAATTAAAAAAAGAATTCATGGTTTTAGGATGCCAAGATTGAGAAAAGTTGACTACAATTTATTAGTAAGTTCTGGATACAATTATGATGCTTCTTTAAACCCTACTTGGTTACCAGGACGTTATAACAATTTGAAAAGCCCAATAACACCATTTAATAAAAATGGTGTAAATATTATACCCAGTTCAGTTACACAAGTTTTTAGAATCCCCTTGTTTTGGTTAACATTTAAGAATTTACCTTTATTTCTAAGTAAACTATTGTTTAGAAGTATTATTAACAACGGATTGTTTGTTTTTTATATTCATCCTTGGGAGTTTTCAGATATCAGTAATTATAAATTACCTTGGTATATTAATCTTGTTAATGGAGATGATTTATTGAACAAATTTGATTTATTTTTGAACTATATTTCCGAATTTTCTGAGTTCAAAACTTGTAAGGAATATTTAAATGAAAAATAA